In Nocardia terpenica, the genomic window CGTCCGTGCGGTACGGCATCCTGGGCGAGGACGGCGCGCTGATCATCGACACCGCGGCGCTCGCCCGCGGCGCCGTCCGCGCCACCGAACGCGCCCACACCGAGCGGGTGCAGGAAAATATCCTGCACCGCAACGCATCCGCCTACCGCGGCGTCCGCACCCGAGTGGCCCTGGACAATCGCACGGCGATCCTCGCCCACGACTGCCTCACCGAACCGACCGTCGTCCGCGACGCCTGCCGCATCGCCCGCCTGCTGGGCGCGATCCGCATCGTCATCGCCGTCCCCGTCGCCGACCACCGCTCCCTCGGCGCCCTGGCCGCCTACGCGGACAACATCGTCTGCCCGAACCGAACCACCGACCCACCCATCGCCACCCACTGGTACCTGGGCCCCGACCCCACAACCCGCGCGGACGTCGCGAACCTCCTCACGGCCCTGTCATCGAATCACCCACGCCGACAACCAATTCCGCTGTACCGCGTGTGAGTACAGCGAAACCCCCGGCACCGCCAGGGGTTTCACCGAGCTGAACTTCAGAAGTGGTCGAATCCGCCGCGCTGTACGCCGGAAGTGAAGGCGTCCCAATCACCGGGGGTGAAGACGAGCGCGGGGCCGGTCGGGTTCTTGGAATCCCGTACGCCGACAAAGCCGTCGTCGAGGTGGGCGATCTCCACGCAGTCCCGTGAGGTCCCGCTCCGACTGGACTTGAACCACGTAGCTCGCGATAGGTCGATACTCATTGGGCATACTCCTTCGCTACCGCCAGAATCCTGCTCCTGGATGCGCTTTGGTCGAAGCCGCCGCGCTGTACGCCGGTGGTGAAGGCGTCCCAATCACCGGCGGTGAAGACGAGTGCGGGGCCGGTGGGGTTCTTGGAATCCCGGACGCCGACCATGCCTGCGTTCAGGTGGGCAACCTCGACGCAGTTGGCATTGGGCTGGCTGCGGGTGCTCTTGAACCACTTCGCATCGGATAGGTCGGTCATTCGCCGTACTCCTCTGCAATCCTCTTGATGAGATTCATGGTGTCTTTCTCGCTCAACGATACGCCCCGGATGTCTTCTGCCGCTGTGCGATATCGTTCGAGCGCAGCGTCGTCCTCCAGGAACAGAGCGCCGAGGTGTTCCTCGATGTAGACCACCGGAGGGTCGATGAGCCGCGATGCGCGCAGCGGCGGGAACTCGAGCATGGTGAAGCTCTGGACCACCAGGCCGATGTGGCTTTCGACATCCAAGGGAATGACTCGGATGGAGACGTTCGGCAGCCGCCCGATTTCTACGAGATGCAGGAGCTGTTCCTTCATAACCAACCGGGAGCCGACGCGATGCCGCAGTGCCGCTTCGGACAACAGGACGTTCATCGTAAAGGTGCTGTCGGAGAGCTTGGTTTGTCGACGCTCCGCCAGCTCGATGCGTCGGTCGATGTCGATCGGTGCCATCTGTGGGTCGGATATGAGGATCATCGACCGGCGGTAGGCGGCGGTCTGGAACAGCCCGGGAATCAGAGTCAGTTCGAACATGGTCATGCGGGAGCAGGCGTCTTCCAATGACATGTAGTGGTTGAAATGTCCTGCTACAACGTCTGCGTATGCCTTCCACCACCCGCCGGAGACATTGCCCTTGGCCTTCTTCGCCTCCAGAAGCAGGCCCATTACGATTGTCCTGTGGGCTTTGTCGGCACCGTAGAACTCCAGTAGTGCGTTCATTTGGGGAGAGCTCATTTTGACCGGTTGACCATCTTCCATGCGGCCGATGGTTTGCGGGGAAAGGTCTATTGCCAGCGCCGCCGCCAGCTGGCTCTTTCCTGCTTTCATTCGCATCGCGCGGAGAACTCGTCCCATTGCACGTCGGGGAAGAGTGGAGCCTGCCATCTCGTTAACCTCGCTAACTGGGTTTGTTCCGTACTGGAATGCCCCCTGGTGGTGCGTTCCGCATTGGAGGACAAGGCCATTCGGCCGTTTCGGCGCAGCGGGCATTCCATCGGGTATCTACTTGGGCTCGCCTCGGAATCGGATGGCGGTCCGGGAGGCTGGGGCCGCAGCGGAAATCGCTGCCGGATAACTCATCGCGTGCCAGAGCTCAGGATAGTCGAATTTCTCTGGGAGGTAAGGCAAGTGGGTGTAATTATCGTCCGGAACCGGACGGGGGACAAGGCTGGAACGCAGCATTGCGAATGCAGACCTTGCATGTGCCGATGTCGCGAGATGTGCTGGGGCCGTTGGTTTCTGCCCCAGCAATATCCGGCATGCGCGTTGCGCGCGGGGTGAGTAACAATGGTCGCGGGAGGGGACATGAACGATGTCCGTCAGACCGAGGTCGACGGGTTCCAGGTCACGTGGCGATTGCTGCACCCGCATCGGATCGCGATTATGGCGGTGCACGACACCAGCGACAATCATCCCGTGGCGGCCTTCGACGCCGCGGACTGCCCCGATCTGGTGCAGGTCAGGGAGCAGCTGCCCAAGCTGGACAGCCTCTGGAACGCCGTCCGTCACGAATTCTGGGTGGAAATGAGCTCACCGAGCGTCACGACCGCGCCGGCCGCGAATCCCGTTCCGGGCGAGGAAAACTCGGTAAAACCCCAGCGACACGCCCGCGAACTGCCCTCGATTCGCCCCTGGATTCTCGCCATCGAGGACAAGGCCGGACCCGGTTACCGCATTGCCCGCGAACTGGATCCGCCCTACGGCTGGAACCTCTTCGACCCCAAGGGCATCAGGGTATGCAGCGGCAGCCTGGACCGCCTGGAGCTGTGGGCAATCCATCGTGGCATCGGTCCGGCCAAAAGCGTGCCGGGCTGACGAGGGTGGCGTGCCGGGCTGACGAGGGTGGCGTGCCGGGCTGACGAGGGTGGCCCGCCGGGCTGACGAGGGTGGCCCGCCGGGCTGACGAGGGCGGCGCGCCGGACTGACGAGGGTGGCGCGCCGGACTGACGAGGGTGGCGCGCCGGACTAACGAGGGTGGCGCGCCGGACCGGCGGGGGCGGGCGGATGCTCTGTCATTCCGGACCGACTAGGAGGGGCGGATCTTCTGCCATTCCAGATCGGCCAGGATAGGTGCATTCTCCGTCATCCGGGCGTGCCCTTCCGTCATCCCGGCATGCTCCTCTGTCTTCCCGGCGTGCTTTTGGCCGGGACCACTCCGTAACCGTGACGTCGTCCCCCACGGCGAGTAGCCCCGGGCGCAGTACCGCGAATTTCGCGCCGAAGGCGACACCACCCTCTGCGGCGCGGCGGTAGGTGGCGAGGGTGCGTAGTGGCTCGGGGCCGACCCGGACTCCGTGCCGCTGGTCCACCAGGGTGACGGCGCAGCGAATGGCGAGTTTCGCGAAGCCGAGCGCGGTGTCGGCGATGGTGAGGCGGCACGCCCGGTCCTCGGTGTGTGGCTCGTCCCAGCCGTCGACCACGATATTGGGGCGAAACCTGTTCAGCGCCACGGGATCCGACCCGCGCGCGGTGATCGCGCCGTTGAGGCCCGCCAGGGAGGCGACGGACAGGATGTGGATCGGGCAGCTGTCGGCGAACGCCGAGGTGCCCGGCACCAGCCCGTCGGTGACCCGGGCGTGCTCCGGCGGCACCCGCACCAGCCTGCTGGGCAGCCCGATCGCCTCGGTGAGCCAGGCGGCCACGCCGTCGCCCTGATCGATCGCGCGGTACGGGTGGCCGAACATGGTGACGGTCCGCCGCGGGGCGGCGACATCGACTGCCAGTGCGAAGGATTCGATGCCCGCGGCCGACAGCGTCAGCCGCCGCCCGTCCGGATCGATGTCCGGATGGATCCTGGCCAGCTGCGGC contains:
- a CDS encoding DUF397 domain-containing protein; translated protein: MSIDLSRATWFKSSRSGTSRDCVEIAHLDDGFVGVRDSKNPTGPALVFTPGDWDAFTSGVQRGGFDHF
- a CDS encoding DUF397 domain-containing protein; its protein translation is MTDLSDAKWFKSTRSQPNANCVEVAHLNAGMVGVRDSKNPTGPALVFTAGDWDAFTTGVQRGGFDQSASRSRILAVAKEYAQ
- a CDS encoding helix-turn-helix domain-containing protein; translated protein: MAGSTLPRRAMGRVLRAMRMKAGKSQLAAALAIDLSPQTIGRMEDGQPVKMSSPQMNALLEFYGADKAHRTIVMGLLLEAKKAKGNVSGGWWKAYADVVAGHFNHYMSLEDACSRMTMFELTLIPGLFQTAAYRRSMILISDPQMAPIDIDRRIELAERRQTKLSDSTFTMNVLLSEAALRHRVGSRLVMKEQLLHLVEIGRLPNVSIRVIPLDVESHIGLVVQSFTMLEFPPLRASRLIDPPVVYIEEHLGALFLEDDAALERYRTAAEDIRGVSLSEKDTMNLIKRIAEEYGE
- a CDS encoding MOSC domain-containing protein, with the protein product MVGVAGLFSYPVKGCAGMALGATELTERGLAHDRTFLIVDEDGAARTQRGQPQLARIHPDIDPDGRRLTLSAAGIESFALAVDVAAPRRTVTMFGHPYRAIDQGDGVAAWLTEAIGLPSRLVRVPPEHARVTDGLVPGTSAFADSCPIHILSVASLAGLNGAITARGSDPVALNRFRPNIVVDGWDEPHTEDRACRLTIADTALGFAKLAIRCAVTLVDQRHGVRVGPEPLRTLATYRRAAEGGVAFGAKFAVLRPGLLAVGDDVTVTEWSRPKARREDRGACRDDGRARPDDGECTYPGRSGMAEDPPLLVGPE